The Arachis hypogaea cultivar Tifrunner chromosome 14, arahy.Tifrunner.gnm2.J5K5, whole genome shotgun sequence genome has a segment encoding these proteins:
- the LOC112741873 gene encoding pentatricopeptide repeat-containing protein At2g34400, translating to MQFCRRHLTIGTATNSVEFHLLELLKQCSSSSILQQVHAQMIVNHLHKPNHLLVKLIHLNNFPYALNLFSHITPHPNDYAFNIMIRALAATWHNYPFALQLYYRMRALSIKPNNFTFPFVFLSCANLTALCHGLLAHASAFRLGLCSDHHTCHSLITMYSRCGQPSSARKVFNEIPDKDLVSWNSMISGYVKAGLAREAVEVFGEMRREGFVPDEMSLVSVLGACGEIGDLELGSWVDGFVVDNGMEVNSYVGSALISMFGKCGDLESARRIFDGMVRRDAITWNALISGYAQNGMADKAVSLFHCMKEEGIVPNKITLTTVLSACATIGALDLGRQIEEYASQRGFQHDIFVATALVDMYAKSGSLDSALRVFNDMPQKNEVSWNAMIAALASHGKAKEALSLFQCMLDEGGGACPNDITFVALLSACVHAGLVDEGYRLFDMMSTLFGLVPKIEHYSCMVDLLARAGHLYEAWDLIEKMPEKPDKVTLGALHGACQRLKNVDIGERVMRLLLELDPSNSGNYIISSKIYANSKMLEDSARMRLLMRQKGVSKTPGCSWIEIENQLHEFHAGDGLHVSATDIYGIMDLLYEELKREGYVPKIVD from the exons ATGCAGTTTTGCCGCCGGCACCTTACTATCGGCACCGCCACAAACTCAGTGGAATTCCATCTCCTGGAGCTCCTGAAACaatgcagcagcagcagcatccTCCAACAAGTCCACGCCCAAATGATCGTCAACCACCTCCACAAACCCAACCACCTCCTCGTGAAGCTCATCCACCTCAACAACTTCCCCTATGCACTCAACCTCTTCTCTCACATCACTCCTCACCCCAATGACTACGCCTTCAACATCATGATTCGCGCTCTGGCTGCCACGTGGCACAACTACCCGTTTGCCCTCCAACTCTATTACCGTATGCGTGCTTTGTCCATTAAGCCTAACAACTTCACCTTCCCCTTCGTCTTCCTCTCATGTGCTAACTTAACGGCCCTCTGCCATGGCCTTTTGGCCCATGCCTCCGCCTTCAGGCTCGGCCTCTGCTCCGATCACCATACCTGTCACTCCTTGATTACGATGTACTCCAGGTGTGGGCAGCCTTCGTCTGCACGCAAGGTGTTTAATGAAATTCCTGACAAGGATTTGGTGTCGTGGAATTCGATGATCTCTGGCTACGTGAAGGCAGGTCTTGCGAGGGAGGCTGTGGAGGTGTTTGGGGAGATGAGGAGGGAGGGGTTTGTGCCGGACGAGATGAGCTTGGTGAGTGTGCTCGGGGCGTGCGGGGAGATTGGGGACTTGGAATTGGGGAGTTGGGTTGATGGGTTTGTTGTGGATAATGGGATGGAGGTGAATTCGTATGTTGGGTCTGCTTTGATTAGTATGTTTGGAAAGTGTGGGGATTTGGAGTCTGCTCGGAGGATCTTTGATGGAATGGTTAGAAGAGATGCTATTACTTGGAATGCTCTGATATCTGG ATATGCTCAAAATGGAATGGCAGATAAAGCAGTTTCTTTATTTCATTGCATGAAGGAGGAGGGAATTGTTCCAAATAAAATTACCTTGACTACAGTGCTGTCTGCATGCGCCACAATTGGGGCTTTGGATTTGGGGAGACAGATTGAAGAGTATGCATCACAAAGAGGATTTCAACATGATATCTTTGTGGCTACTGCATTGGTTGACATGTATGCTAAAAGTGGGAGTTTAGACAGTGCACTGAGAGTTTTCAATGACATGCCACAGAAAAATGAAGTTTCTTGGAATGCAATGATCGCCGCACTTGCTTCTCATGGCAAAGCAAAGGAAGCACTGTCACTATTTCAGTGCATGTTGGATGAGGGTGGTGGTGCTTGTCCCAATGATATAACATTTGTAGCATTGCTCTCTGCTTGTGTGCATGCAGGCCTGGTTGATGAGGGCTATAGATTGTTTGATATGATGAGCACATTATTCGGATTAGTGCCGAAAATTGAGCACTACTCTTGCATGGTTGATCTTTTGGCGCGCGCTGGTCatctgtatgaagcttgggatcTCATTGAGAAAATGCCTGAAAAGCCAGATAAGGTCACATTAGGAGCTTTACATGGTGCGTGTCAAAGGCTGAAAAATGTAGATATAGGTGAACGGGTTATGCGGCTCCTTCTGGAGTTGGATCCTTCAAATTCTGGGAACTATATCATCTCATCAAAAATATATGCAAATTCAAAAATGTTGGAAGATTCAGCAAGGATGAGATTGTTGATGAGACAAAAGGGTGTCAGTAAAACTCCTGGTTGTAGCTGGATTGAAATTGAGAATCAATTGCACGAGTTTCATGCTGGTGATGGTCTGCACGTAAGTGCCACGGATATATATGGCATAATGGATTTGCTGTATGAGGAGCTCAAAAGGGAAGGGTATGTCCCTAAAATTGTTGATTAG